The DNA segment CGGCATCACCGACATGGCCTTTTCAAACAATTCCATGGCTTCCTTGAACTTGCCCTGCTTATACAGCGCCACGCCTTGATTATTGGTTGCCACCAAAGCCCGCTTGGTGGTTTGAATCAACACCTCCGAATGATTATCCATGCCGATGCCGCTTTGCATGCGGCGGACATCGTTTAAAAACTGGTCGTCATCGATATGGGTCTTGATCAAACCGTTCAATATTTCTTCAGCCTGAGCATGCTGATTCAACAAATAACAGCTGCGAGTAATATCCAGTTGCAAATCCTTGGGCGCCTTGTTGCCTAGTTGCTTATTCAGTTCCAGCGCCTTCCGCAAGGACTGATTGGCCAATTCCTCGTCACCGCTATTTTTATGCAGTTCCGCTTCCAGGGTCACCGCGCGTAATTCGGCTTCCGGATCGCTACCAAACTCCTTACGCATTTCTTTCAAGGTAGTCAGCGCCCGATCCGAAGCGCTGGTTTTAGAATAGAGCTTAGCCAGGTTGGTAAAATCGCTGCAGGACTTATGGACTGAGTTTTTTCCAAGCGTCACCGCTGCCTTATACGCTTTTTCGGCAATCTCGAGGCTGCCGTTTTTATCGGCGGTTTCGGCCAGTTTTTTTTGCCGCAAAATCGATTGGGGCGACAAATCCACCGCCTGATTCAGCACCTGCAGCATATCATGCGGCTTATCCTGCGCCTCATAAGCCTTGGACAACCAATCGTAGCCTTCCAAATACATCGGATTATCCTTAACCAGCGTCTCGAAAATACCAATGGCCTGCTCCAGACTGCCTTGCTGATACTCGATAATGCCAAGCCCTAAGCGAGCCCAAGGCAAATCACGTTGCTGCAAAATCTCCTGATAAATCCGCCGCGCTGTATCGAAATCGCCGACCAGGATTGCCAATTCGGCGCGCATTTTTAACAAATGCGTATGCATTTTTTTGTTATCGCCCGCCAGCAGCGTGTCACAGTTTTGGATCGCCTGCGATAAATTGCCCCGATCGATTTCCTTTTCGATACTTTGCAACAGACCCTTGCGCTTCAGATTTCGTTCGATCCGGCTGAAGAGTTGCTGAGTGTTAAACGGCTTGGTCAGATATTCATCCGGCTTGCTGTCCATCGCGCCCAACACCATGCTGGCGCTCTGTTCAGCCGCGATGATAATAAAAATGCAGTTATAACTGATCAACTTACGGTAGCGGGCTTCCTCCAGAACTTGCTGGCCGTTCTTGCCCGTTCCCAGGTTATAGTCGCACAACACGATGTCGAAGCGGGTGTTGCTCATTGCGTTGAGGGCATTGATGCCATTGTCGGCTTCGAAAATAGTATCGGCTTCCAAGGAATACAGCATGTCGCGGATGGCTCTGCGCATCGCGGCATAGTCTTCAACGATTAAAATGGATTTGCCTGCCAGGATTGGCTTCATGATTTTTACGATTAAAGGTTCCGACGAGATGGTGCAATTCTAGACTTACAGTTGGAATCTGTCTTTAAACCGGCCAAACTATTTACCTTACGCCTAAACCCGTTATCATCGATCCGGGTATTTTGCGGGCTAAGAATTAGATCACGCTATAAATCCGGCAATTCCGGATGCGACCGCACAATCGGAAAATAATTTCCGCCCCTAAGCGGCCGGCCCGCGACTATCAGCCGACTATATGGGAACGAATTACCGACAACCCTATCCAACACGGCTGAACCGACAGGCCTTCGGCATGCCGCCGAGTTTGTTTGCCCTAACCGATAAAAATCGCCGAAACGATCCAGTATCGACGCGGCCCCAAAATATAGAGGAACAGACGATGAACAAACCGCCCCTAACCGGCATTCCGGCCTCGGACATCACCCCAAAAGCGCTGTTTGATCAACGCCGGCGTTTTATACAACTGGCTGGCGGCGTATCGGCGGCCTTATTGAGTGCAGGGCTGTTCGCCGGGCAAAAACTGTCGGCTACTTCATCCTCATCGTATGGTTTGACCGATACGCCGACGCCGCTGAAAGACATCACCCGCTACAATAACTTTTACGAATTCGGCACCGACAAGGAGTCGCCGGCCAAGTTGGCCGACACTCTGAAGACCCGACCATGGACTATCAGCGTCGAAGGCGAAGTACTCAAACCGCAAACTCTCGACATCGACCAACTGATGAAGCTGGCGCCGATGGAAGAACGCATCTACCGCCTACGCTGCGTGGAAGCCTGGTCCATGGTGGTGCCCTGGTTGGGTTTTTCGCTGGCGGAATTGATCAAACAAGTACAACCAACCGCTTCGGCCAAGTATGTCGAATTCGTCAGCCTACACGATCCCGAGCAAATGCCCGGACAACGCAGCCCGGTTTTAGAATGGCCTTACCGCGAAGGCCTGCGCATTGATGAAGCGATGCATCCTCTGACCCTGCTGACTTTCGGTTTGTACGGTGAACTATTACCCAAGCAAAACGGCGCGCCGGTACGCATCGTGATCCCGTGGAAGTACGGCTTCAAAAGCGCCAAGGCTATCGTCAAAATCCGTTTTGTAAAGGAACAACCACAAACCAGCTGGATGCAAGCCGGCCCGAACGAATACGGTTTTTATGCCAATGTGAATCCGGCTGTCGATCATCCGCGCTGGAGCCAGGCCAAGGAGCGCCGGATCGGCGATTTTCTGAAACGCCCCACCCTGCCCTTCAACGGTTACGCCGAGCAAGTAGCATCGCTATACAGCGGCATGGATTTGAACAAGAACTTTTGATGCCGTGACTCGATTGCCGCCAAGCTATCATGGGCTGGGTTGGGTCAAGGCCGGAATTTTTCTGCTGGCCTTGCTGCCTTTGCTTAACTTAATTAACGCGGGCCTGCGGGATAATCTGGGCGCCAATCCGATCGAGAAAATCACTCATGTCACCGGTTACTGGACTTTGAGTTTTTTACTGATCGGCTTGAGCGCAACCCCTTTGCGCCGGCTGTCGGGCTGGTTTTGGCCTATCCGATTGCGGCGCATGCTGGGCCTGTTTGCATTCTTTTATGCCTGCCTGCACTTTCTGAGTTATCTGGTGCTGGACCAATTTTTCGACTGGCCGGCCATTATCGAGGACATCAACAAGCGGCCCTACATCACCGTGGGTTTCAGTGCCTTTTTGTTGCTGATTCCCTTGGCGCTTACCTCCAACGACTACCTGACCCGCAAAATAGGCGGCAAAAACTGGCGACGATTGCATAGCCTGGTCTATCCGATTGCGATAGCCGGCGTGATACATTTTGCCTGGCTGGTGAAAAAAGACCTCGCCACGCCGCTGATCTTTGCCGGCATATTGACGGTTTTACTGATAGTGCGGCGTATCAACACGCGGATTCTATGACGTTAATGGTAGCGTCTAGCTATCCTTGCCAGCGGGGTTCGCCTGGCATGTGTCCGATTACGCTGTCTACGATGGCTTCCCGGTTATGTTCAGCTTTCCCGTTGAGGCCGTGGGGTTTATCCCGTTATGCCGCGCCGAGCACCGGAGGGTTTGAACGGATTGACCCTTTAGGGGCGATGCAGGGATGCATCGAGTTTTTCGCAGGGGCTGGGATGCCCCTTCGAAAAACCCCGTTCAAAGCCTTCGGCGCGCAGGATCAACGCGGCATCCGGGTGTCTTTTCTTTGGGATACTTTTCTTTGGACAAGCAAAGAAAAGTATCGCGGCTGCCGGTCCGCGAACCGGCGTTAAATTTGGCTTCGCGATAGCGAATCATTTATTCCGCGTGGGCACAAAAAGCGTGCTCACCCTACTGGACTAATTTTATTTTTTCTTCTATTTCTTTCAGCAAATCAATAATGTCTGGCACACCAAAAAATGAACCAAAACATTCAGTTCCATAGAGCGGGTTTTCTTTACCTTTCATCTTATGATCTATTTTTGCCTCCTTCCAAAACGCTGATGAAGAAGGTTCATTGGGGAAAAAGTTAAACATGTTTTGATGAGAACTTGCATTTCTGATGTGTCTTAGAAACTCAAATTCTGGCGATTTATCGTTTTTTTCTTTCACAGCTTCATATGCCGAGTTAGCGAGCATACAGCAACAAGAATTGATATAGGTATATAAGGTAAAATTATCGTTTTTTATATTCGATACAACATCATATGGAAAAAAATGCCTGGGCTTAACCCATTTCCCTTCAATACTAACGTAGTCTTTTTCTTTCAACTCTACTTTATGGTTGTTTAAAATAATAAAAACAGCTGAAAGCGAAGTCGTAAAACTCATGACCATTTCATAAAAGGGTAAACCTTTCCTAAACTGAATATGGTCGTATTCTTGCATGGAATATTTTTTCATATTTCTAATTGTCATTGGTCATCCTAGTTCCAACGGCACTCCATACTCCCTAAACCTGCCCCAACCTCAACCCCACCCGCCACAAATCCTCCTCGGTATCCACTCCGGCTTCCGGCGTCTGCTCGACGATTTTGACCAGCACTTTCTCGCCATGCCAAAGTATCCGCAATTGTTCCAAAGACTCTACGCTTTCCAGCGGCGATGCCGGCCAGCTGCAATAGCGTCGTAAAAAACCGACCGTGTAGGCATACATGCCGATATGGCGGTAATGCGGATGACTGTCATCGCCGATCACATGATGTTCCGGGAAACTGGCGCGGTTCCACGGCATCGGCGCCCGGCTGAAATACAGCGCATAACCGTTCTTATCCAGCACCACTTTCACCGCATTGGGATTGAAGATTTCGTCGGCATCCTGAATTTTCGCCGCTAGCGTGGCGATGCCGGCTTGTTGTTGTCCGGCCAGCGCTACCGCCACATCGCGGATGTAAGCCGGCGGAATCAAGGGTTCGTCGCCTTGCAGATTCACTACGATCTCGTCTTCGCGCCAGCCCAGCTTATCGGCCACTTCGGCGATGCGCTCGGTACCGGATTGATGATTCGGATCGGTCATAACCACTTGTATGCCCAACGCCGAAACGGTGACGTGGATACGCTGATCGTCGGTCGCCACCACCACTTGCCCGGCATCGGCTTCCAGCGCCCGTTCGCAGACGTGAACTATCATCGGCTTGCCGGCGATGTCCAGCAGCGGCTTGCCGGGTAAACGGGTCGACGCGTAGCGCGCCGGAATCACGACTTTAAACGTCTGACTCATTGGTGCAGAGCTTGTGCTTCTTCGAAACTGAGTTGGCGGGCTTCGTCTTCCAGCATCACCGGAATATCGTCGCGTATCGGGAAGGCCAGGTTGTCGGCCTTGCAAATCAGCTCCTGTTTGGCTTTGTCGTACACCAGCGGGCTTTTGCACAACGGGCAGGCCAGAATATCAAGCAGTTTTGTGTCCACGGGTTTTATCCTTGAGTAATGAGAGAAATTTTTCGAAAAAGGCTTCGGGCAGCGATGCTTCGACCGGCAGATACCAGTGATGTGGCTGGGCGAAACTGCTACATTTGACCGCGTCTTTTTCGGTCATGATCACCGGTTTGTCGTCCTTGAAACGCAAATCGGCGGCGCTAAAAGCATGGTGGTCGGGAAAGGCTCGGTTTTGGCAGTTCAAACCGGCTTCGGCCAAGCGCTTGAAAAAACGGCTGGGATTGCCGATGCCTGCCACGGCGTGGCAATCGCTGCCGGCAAACGCCGATAACGGTTTGCGTTCGCCGGTTTGCAGATTGACCAAGCAGTCGCCACTACACAGCATCGCAAATTCGTCTTCCAGCAATTCCCTAGGCTGGTTGACCACTACCAGATCGACGCTTTTGACCCGCTCCGGCGGCTCCCGTAGCGGACCGACCGGCAAGCAATAACCGTTGCCGAAGCGGCGTTCGCCGTCTATCACGACAATTTCGATGTCACGCTGCAAGGCGTAATGCTGCAAACCGTCGTCGGAAATAATCACATCGCAAGCGTTGTCCGCCAGCAATCGGCGAGCCGCGGCGGGCCTATCGACGCCGACCACTACCGGGCAAGCGCAACGCCGGACCAGTACAAGCGCTTCGTCGCCGACCTCGGCTGGATCGCTGACGGCCGTGACCGCTTGCGGGGTTTGACCATCGCTACCGGCATAGCCCCGGCTGATCACTCCCGGCTTGTAACCTTGTTGTTTTAACCACTCAACCAGCCGAATCACCAATGGAGTTTTGCCGGTGCCGCCCACGGTCAGATTACCGACAATGATCACCGGCACCGGCAAGCGGTGAGTTTTCTTGAAGCCTGTTTTGTATAAAAACCGGCGCAAGCGTATCGCATCGACGTACAGCATCGACAACGGCATGAACCAGGCCGAAATATACATTTCCTTGTACCAGGCATCTTCAAACCAGCGAACCAGTGAGGCTTTCATTATTGCTCCGGCGGATTGATCGCAAAGGTGACGTGATGAAAACCCAGCTGGTTAGCCACATCCAGGGCACTGACCACGGCCTGATGCGGCGTCTTGCCATCGGCGCTGATGATGAACGGCAGTTGTTTGGTATCGGCGGAAAAGCCGGCCAAGGCATTTTTCAGACTTTCCAGGTTCTGTTCCGCCAACGCTTGCGGTTTGCCGTCCTCGCCGGCAATCGCGTACTTGCCCTGGGCGTCGATAAACAGATTGATAGCCTTGGCCGATTGTTCTATATCCTCGCCACTGGCTTCCGGCAAATTGATTTTTAAGTCGGTGTGATGGCGAAAGGTGGTGGCCACCATGAAGAAAAACAGCAGCACCAACAACACGTCTATCATCGGGATCAGGCCGATTTCCACCGGCGCCCGTTTTTTGCGGCGGAAATCCATCAGACCTCCTCTCGATTACCCTGCATGATGTCGATCAGACGTAGCGATTCTTCTTCCATCCGCACCACGTGATCGTCGACCAAGCGTTCGAAATAGCGATGGAAAAATAGGCTGGGAATCGCCACCGTTAAACCGGAGGCGGTGCAAATCAAGGCTTCGGAAATGCCGGCACTCAAGATGCCGGGATCGCCCATGCCGCCGACGGCAATATCGGAAAACACCCGGATGATGCCGTCCACGGTACCGAGCAAACCGATCAAAGGCGTCACCGCGGCCAGACTGCCCAGCGCATTCAGATAGCGTTCCAGTTCGTGAGCCACCTGGCGGCCGACTTCCTCGATACTGGATTTCATGATCTCGCGGCCGTGCCTGCGGTTCGCCAGACCCGCCGCCAACACCCGGCCGAGCGGTGAACTGAGCTTGATCCGCCGGATCGCGGCATCGTCCAGCTTATTGTCGCGATGCAATTGCCAGATATACGGCACCAATTCGGCCGGAATGATCCGCTTGCGCTGCAACGACCAGAAACGTTCGCCGATGATCGCCATTGCCGCGATCGAACACAAAATGATCGGCAGCATCATCCAGCCGCCGCTTTTAATGATTTCAAACACTTAACAATTTCCTCATGATCGAATAGCCGACGATTTTAACCCAATATCGGTGATTTTTGCCGGGCCACGCCGATAAAGGCGATCAACAGCGCCAAACCGCAGGCCAATGCGGCAATCACAAACACCGGTCCACCGCCCAGTCTGTCCCAAAAATATCCGCTGTAAAAACTGCCCAGCATGCCGCCCAAACCGAAACTGATACTGCTGTACAAAGCCTGGCCCTTGCTTTGATGGCGCTCGCCGAAATAGCCTCGCAACAACTGCATTGCCACCACATGCGCCACGCCAAAACTGGCGGCGTGCAGCAATTGCGCGGCCACGATGATAGTCATCGATGCCGCGCCATGGGCAATCATCAACCAACGCAACATGCTTAGAGCAAGACTGGCAAGCAACAAACCGCGTAAGCTGACCCGTTTCAACAAGCCATAGATCCAGATGAACACCAAGATTTCGGCGCAAACACCCAAGGCCCATAGTAAACCGGTCACTGTAGCGCTGTAATGATATTGCTGTAGATAGACCGAATAAAACACGTAGTACGGCCCATGCGCGACTTGCAGCAGCATGTATACGCTAAAAAATGCCAGTATCTCCGGTTTTAATATTAGCCGCAGCACGCTGTCGGTGGATTTGTCGTCATGGCTAAGCGTGGCTTCCGGCGTAATCAGGGCCATCAGCCAGTTGCTCAGCAACAAGCCGGTAATGATCCAGGGCAAATAATCGATACTGAAATCATCCAGAAATCGCCCTATCCCAAGCACGGCGGCGATAAATCCCACCGACCCCCACAAGCGGATCCGGCTATAGCACTGTGGTTCGGCTTTCAGATGCAGCAAAGTCGCTGCTTCGAATTGCGGCAGGGTCGCGTTCCAGAAAAAACTGAATGCCACCGTCACCGCCGCCACCCATTGATAATCTCGCCGATACAAAAAACCGGCAAAAAACAGCGTGGCCAACAGCGAGGTGACCCGTATCAAGCGTAAACGATGGCCGGTTTTATCCGCAAGCCAACTCCACAGATAAGGCGCGATAATTTTGGTCGCCACCAGCATCCCGGTCAGCTCGCCGATTTCGGCGGCCGCGAAACCGCTCTGTTTCAGATACAAACTCCAAAAGGGCAGGAACGCCCCCAGAGTGGCAAAGTAACAAAAATAAAAGCCGGATAAACGCCAGTAAGGCAGGTCCATTTAGCGCAGCACGGGCAATCCGCTGTCAACATGCAGATTTTGAGCGCGGTGCCGCAGCAGATGATCCATCAAAATGATTGCCACCATGGCCTCGGCAATCGGCGTGGCGCGAATGCCTACGCAAGGATCGTGGCGGCCTTCGGTGACCACTTCGACCGGTTCGCCTTGGGTGTTAATGCTACGGCCAGGCAAGCGCAGACTGGACGTGGGCTTCAAGGCGATACGTGCCACAATGTCCTGGCCGCTGGAAATGCCGCCCAGGATTCCGCCGGCATGATTGCTCAAAAAACCGTCCAGGGTGATTTCGTCGCGGAATTTTGTGCCCTTGGTAGCTATGCAATCGAAACCATCGCCGATTTCCACGCCCTTGACCGCGTTGATGCTCATCAAGGCATGCGCCAGATCGGCGTCCAGCCGGTCGAAAATCGGCTCGCCCAGTCCGGGCGGCACCTGGCTGGCGATGACTTCAATTTTGGCGCCGATCGATTCGCCTTCCTTGCGCAAGGCATCCATGTAGCTTTCCATTTCGGCCACCTTGCCGGCATCCGGGCAGAAAAACGGATTGTTGTGTATTTCGTTCCAGTCGAATCGTTCGATTTTGATCGGCCCCAATTGCGACAGATAGCCGCGCACCAGAATGCCGTGCTGCTGGAACAAATATTTTTTGGCAATGGCGCCGGCCGCCACCCGCATCGCGGTTTCCCGCGCCGATGAACGGCCGCCGCCGCGATAATCCCTGAACCCGTATTTTTGTTGATAGGTGTAATCGGCATGACCTGGGCGGAAGCTTTCGGCGATTTTGGAATAATCCTTGGAACGCTGGTCGGTGTTTTCGATCAGCAAACCGATCGGACAACCGGTGGTCTTGCCTTCGAACACGCCGGACAGAATCTTGACTTCGTCGGCTTCGCGGCGTTGGGTGGTATGGCGGGAAGTACCGGGTTTGCGCCGGTCCAGATCGATTTGCAAATCGGCTTCCGACAGTTCCATCCCCGGTGGGCAGCCGTCGACGATGGCTCCCAAGGCCGGGCCGTGGCTTTCGCCGAAGGTGGTGACGGTGAATAATTTACCTATGCTGTTTCCGGACATGCTTATACCGCGCTTGCAAATAATGAGTGAAAATCGTTGACTTGGTCGGCCGTCAGCAGAAACACACCGTCACCTCCACGCTCGAATTCCAGCCATTGGAACGGCACGCTGGGGAACAAGTCTTGCAAGGTCTGCGCGCTGCTGCCTACCTCGACGATCAGTATGCCCTGCTCGGCCAGATAATGCTTGGCATCGGCCAGAATCCGAATCACCAGATCCAATCCGCTATCGCCACCGGTAAAGCCCATTTCCGGTTCGGCATGAAATTCCGCCGGCAGGCTTTCCCATTCGCTGATTGCCACATAGGGTGGATTGCTGACGATGATGTCGTATGGTTTGGCCGGTAAATCGGCGAACAAATCCGATTGATAGAGATCGACCTGCTCGGCCAGATCGTGCTTTTCAACGTTGATTTGAGCCACGGCCAAGGCATCCTCGGACAACTCCACCGCGTCGACTTGCGCATCCGGAAAAGCGTAGGCGCAGGCAATCGCAATACAGGCGCTGCCGGTACATAAATCCAGAATGTTGAACACTTGCTCTTCATCGACCCAGGGTTCGAAGCGTTCTTCAATCAACTCCGCGATCGGTGAACGCGGCACCAGCACCCGCTCGTCGACATAAAACGATAGGCCGGCAAAAATGGCTTCATGGGTCAGATAGGCGGAAGGCTTGCGTTCGATGATACGGCGCTTGATCAACTCCAGCACCGCTTGCCTCTCCGGCAAAGTCAGCACACTGTCCAGATAGGCGTCGGCCAAGTCATAGGGCTGATGCAGGGTATGCAAGACGATGGCCGCCGCTTCATCCAGCGGCGTGACGGTACCATGTCCGAGAAAAAGTTGATGTTCGGCAAACCGGCTGGCACCCCAGCGAATATAGTCTCTGATGCTGCTCAGGGTTGTGATAACATCCGGCGAAATCGTATTCATATGCTGCCTACAGAAAAAAGGCTTTAAATTTTAAACCAAACCCTGCTCGCTTGTCCGAATAAAGCAAACACCGATGACCGAGGCCGTTCCCGACTCCAAAACCAGCACGCTGGCAAAAAACCGTTTATATCTGGATTGCTACAAATACATGCAATCGGACAAACTGGCCTTACCGACTATCCCGGATGTTTCGGTCAAAATCCGCCGCGCCATCAACGAACCCAATGCCAACAGCAGCAAAATCGCCCGCGTGGTGCAAATCGACCCCAGCATTACCGCGCGGCTGATCAAAATCTCCAACAGCCCGCTGTATCGCGGCCGGCGCAAGATCGAAAGCTGCCCCGAGGCGATTACCCGGCTGGGTTTGAAAGCCGCGCAGGACATCATCACCGTGTTTGCGTTGAAAGCCGTGTTCAATGCCCGTTCCGGCATCATCCGGCGTAAGATGCAGGAGCTATGGGCACACAGCAGCCATGTCGCCGCGATCAGCGCGGTGCTGGCCCATAAAACTCCCGGTTTCGATCCCGACCGGGCCATGCTGGCCGGTTTGATTCACGACATCGGCATCGTACCGATCTTGGCCTATGCCGACCGCCAGCCGGACATCCTGGCCTCCCCCACCGATCTGGCCGAAACCGTGCGGGAGTTGCGTAGCGATATTGGCGTGCAAATCATCCGTAAATGGGATTTTCCGGCCGACTTTGAAGACGTGGTGGTCCACGCCGAAAACTGGTTCCGCAACAGCGGCGACCAGGCCACCTATAGCGACATCGTGATGATTTCGCAGCTGCACAGCTTCATCGGTAAGGTCGACATCAAGAGAATGCCGAAAATGGACGACCTACCGGCTTATAGAAAGCTGGCGGCCGGCAATCTGGACGCCGACTTGAGCATCAACATTTTGGATCAGGTCAAGGATGAAATCGAAAACATTCGGATGATGCTGAATTAATTTTAGTTTAATGTGAATACCGGCCGACCGATCCCGGCAAAAACCGAGCTGCTCGATGTGGCACACCGGAAACATCCCCGCGCCAAATAGGCACGAAACTGGCTTAGCGGACCCGTTATATTATATAATAGTAATGTATAGCACTATCCGGCCCTACCGGCAGTAGCTTGATCTCCATCCATTCCACCAAAGGTTCAAAAATGGCACGCGTCACCGTCGAAGATTGTTTAGAAAATATTGAAAACCGTTTCAAACTGGTTTTACTGGCCGGCAAGCGGGCAAGACAGCTGGAAAAAGGCGCCGACGAATTTGTACCGCGCGGCAAGGATAAGGACACCGTGGTAGCCTTGCGCGAAATCGCGGCCGGCTTTGTCACCGAGGAAAATGTCGACCGTCTGCATCGTGGCGGCTATGTTTCCGACACGCATCTGGAAATCTGATTGCCAAATGGCCAAGGTAGCCGCCAATTCGCCAGTGCTTGAAGTAGAGCATCCCGAGGAAAAACTTCTTCACCAGCTCTGCGACATCCTTGGCGGCTACCTCGACCAGGAACATATCAACAATATAATCCGCGCCTATCATCTTGGCGCGGCGGCCCATTCGGGCCAATTCCGCAAAAGCGGCGAAGCCTATATCTGCCACCCGGTATCGGTCGCCATCACGCTAGCCAGCATGCACATGGATGCGCACGGCATCATGGCCGCGATACTGCATGACGTGATTGAAGACACCCCGATCACCAAGGAACAATTAGCCAAGGAATTCAGCCAAGAAGTGGCTGACTTGGTCGACGGCGTCACCAAGCTCTCCAAAATCGACAGCCGCTCCCGCGCCGAGGCCCAGGCCGAAAACGTCAGGAAGATGTTCCTGGCCATGGCCCAGGATCTACGGGTGATCGTGGTCAAACTGGCCGACCGGCTGCATAACATGCAAACCCTGGGCAACATGCCGTTGGACAAAAAACGCCGTATCGCCAAGGAAACCCTGGAGATTTACGCGCCGATCGCCAATCGCCTGGGCATGAACGATATTCGCCATCAACTGGAATCCCTGGGGTTCAAGGCGCTCTACCCCAACCGCTACACCGCCATCAGCAATGCGGTGAAAAAATCGCGCGGCAACCGCAAGGAAATCGTCGACACCATCCAAAGTTCGATTCAAAACCGGCTGAAGGAAATCGGCATGGATTGCACGGTGGCCGGCCGGGAAAAAAACATTGCCAGCATCTACCAAAAAATGCTGAACAAAAAAATCTCGTTTACCGATGTGTTTGACGTTTACGCCTTCCGGATTTACTGCCATCAGGTCGATGACTGCTACCGTGCCCTGGGCGGAGTGCATAACCTGTTCAAACCGATACCCGGCCGCTTCAAGGATTACATCGCCCTGCCCAAGGCCAACGGCTACCAATCCTTGCACACCATATTGATCGGACCCTACGGCGTGCCGATCGAAATTCAGATTCGCACCCACGAAATGCACCGCTTGTCCGAATCGGGCATTGCCGCGCACTGGCTCTACAAATCCGATAACGATAAAAGCGAAACCATTCAGGCCCGCGCCAACGAATGGCTGCGCGACCTATTGGAAATTCAGAAATCGGCCGGCGATTCGCTGG comes from the Methylomonas sp. LL1 genome and includes:
- a CDS encoding tetratricopeptide repeat-containing response regulator gives rise to the protein MKPILAGKSILIVEDYAAMRRAIRDMLYSLEADTIFEADNGINALNAMSNTRFDIVLCDYNLGTGKNGQQVLEEARYRKLISYNCIFIIIAAEQSASMVLGAMDSKPDEYLTKPFNTQQLFSRIERNLKRKGLLQSIEKEIDRGNLSQAIQNCDTLLAGDNKKMHTHLLKMRAELAILVGDFDTARRIYQEILQQRDLPWARLGLGIIEYQQGSLEQAIGIFETLVKDNPMYLEGYDWLSKAYEAQDKPHDMLQVLNQAVDLSPQSILRQKKLAETADKNGSLEIAEKAYKAAVTLGKNSVHKSCSDFTNLAKLYSKTSASDRALTTLKEMRKEFGSDPEAELRAVTLEAELHKNSGDEELANQSLRKALELNKQLGNKAPKDLQLDITRSCYLLNQHAQAEEILNGLIKTHIDDDQFLNDVRRMQSGIGMDNHSEVLIQTTKRALVATNNQGVALYKQGKFKEAMELFEKAMSVMPENKTIILNMLKIIIHDLKSNRANEEKLIRAQTLFKKAKQIGIDPHKLGVLQMEFSNVLRQYTAENKA
- the msrP gene encoding protein-methionine-sulfoxide reductase catalytic subunit MsrP; the encoded protein is MNKPPLTGIPASDITPKALFDQRRRFIQLAGGVSAALLSAGLFAGQKLSATSSSSYGLTDTPTPLKDITRYNNFYEFGTDKESPAKLADTLKTRPWTISVEGEVLKPQTLDIDQLMKLAPMEERIYRLRCVEAWSMVVPWLGFSLAELIKQVQPTASAKYVEFVSLHDPEQMPGQRSPVLEWPYREGLRIDEAMHPLTLLTFGLYGELLPKQNGAPVRIVIPWKYGFKSAKAIVKIRFVKEQPQTSWMQAGPNEYGFYANVNPAVDHPRWSQAKERRIGDFLKRPTLPFNGYAEQVASLYSGMDLNKNF
- a CDS encoding sulfite oxidase heme-binding subunit YedZ, whose protein sequence is MPPSYHGLGWVKAGIFLLALLPLLNLINAGLRDNLGANPIEKITHVTGYWTLSFLLIGLSATPLRRLSGWFWPIRLRRMLGLFAFFYACLHFLSYLVLDQFFDWPAIIEDINKRPYITVGFSAFLLLIPLALTSNDYLTRKIGGKNWRRLHSLVYPIAIAGVIHFAWLVKKDLATPLIFAGILTVLLIVRRINTRIL
- the kdsB gene encoding 3-deoxy-manno-octulosonate cytidylyltransferase, whose product is MSQTFKVVIPARYASTRLPGKPLLDIAGKPMIVHVCERALEADAGQVVVATDDQRIHVTVSALGIQVVMTDPNHQSGTERIAEVADKLGWREDEIVVNLQGDEPLIPPAYIRDVAVALAGQQQAGIATLAAKIQDADEIFNPNAVKVVLDKNGYALYFSRAPMPWNRASFPEHHVIGDDSHPHYRHIGMYAYTVGFLRRYCSWPASPLESVESLEQLRILWHGEKVLVKIVEQTPEAGVDTEEDLWRVGLRLGQV
- a CDS encoding Trm112 family protein; this encodes MDTKLLDILACPLCKSPLVYDKAKQELICKADNLAFPIRDDIPVMLEDEARQLSFEEAQALHQ
- the lpxK gene encoding tetraacyldisaccharide 4'-kinase, which encodes MKASLVRWFEDAWYKEMYISAWFMPLSMLYVDAIRLRRFLYKTGFKKTHRLPVPVIIVGNLTVGGTGKTPLVIRLVEWLKQQGYKPGVISRGYAGSDGQTPQAVTAVSDPAEVGDEALVLVRRCACPVVVGVDRPAAARRLLADNACDVIISDDGLQHYALQRDIEIVVIDGERRFGNGYCLPVGPLREPPERVKSVDLVVVNQPRELLEDEFAMLCSGDCLVNLQTGERKPLSAFAGSDCHAVAGIGNPSRFFKRLAEAGLNCQNRAFPDHHAFSAADLRFKDDKPVIMTEKDAVKCSSFAQPHHWYLPVEASLPEAFFEKFLSLLKDKTRGHKTA
- a CDS encoding ExbD/TolR family protein; translation: MDFRRKKRAPVEIGLIPMIDVLLVLLFFFMVATTFRHHTDLKINLPEASGEDIEQSAKAINLFIDAQGKYAIAGEDGKPQALAEQNLESLKNALAGFSADTKQLPFIISADGKTPHQAVVSALDVANQLGFHHVTFAINPPEQ
- a CDS encoding MotA/TolQ/ExbB proton channel family protein — its product is MFEIIKSGGWMMLPIILCSIAAMAIIGERFWSLQRKRIIPAELVPYIWQLHRDNKLDDAAIRRIKLSSPLGRVLAAGLANRRHGREIMKSSIEEVGRQVAHELERYLNALGSLAAVTPLIGLLGTVDGIIRVFSDIAVGGMGDPGILSAGISEALICTASGLTVAIPSLFFHRYFERLVDDHVVRMEEESLRLIDIMQGNREEV